gaagcctgcatgtgtctaatttcaacgtaatcctgtcacatgtgtattcctccaactgcattggagcagcgtggtgaaatatgctccaaatattctcctcaaatggagaggaggcctttagccaagcagtgggaaatttacaggctgctaatgtaacgtAATACTCACTTCCTAAAACAGATGCAACAGTATCATGTGGAGCTAGGATACCCTTCTCTAACCAGATCGTCAATGAGATGAGAAAGCAATACCGCTGTGTCATGAATCTCCAATGATCCTGATATCTGAAACAGAATTATTAGCAATAACACCTAGCTGCTATAtttaacacattattattatacatacaccACTCTGTTGGATAGACGAAGTGTTgaaatgttaaagttttaaaaaatttacaaataaaaaaagacccactgagtttctttcaccgttTCTTCTCAGGtggtaatgtttaatttgacaattaataagtaagtgtaatgcttctatattgaataaaggaatttgagtttgaatttgaaaaagtaatgtttttaaataaacattatatatataatgcaacAGATCAAGACTAATTAGATATGGCTGATGATTGAAGGTTTAAACCTTGTCAACCATCACTGaagcttaatttttgtttataaaaaaaactgcttcAATATctgttgcgtaattttaaagatctcaGCATACATAGGTACAGATAGACAGCGGGAAGAgtcttaattttatactatgtagtaatTGTATAGCAGAGCTATATATGAATAGAGTAACTCTTGTGGAATATGCAAATTgaatgtttatctttattatttttatggataaggttatttattattatatacaatacatgtatgtatgtgtgtactATGATACAGCAGTAACTAAATTGAAAATGTGTAAGTATACCATACTTATAATAATCTGTTGACGGCACAGCTTCTTTGAGTTTTCCATAACCCTCACTTGCTTTCTCAAATAACTCACGTGCTTGCAAGCATGCTTGACCAACTggaaagaaaataattcaaattattttaaggtaaatacatttaagccttacctataaattataatcttaccAAGATAaaaatcacatattttattttatttacattacatattaatgtaaataaatacagtttatttattttttatcataacttGGCATAACTTTTTAGTTcccaaagtaattaattaaattaaaaaaaaaaaaagtacatatattttaccgcgccaatgtctataggcaatGACAACATATCTATTGTGAATAAAATTAGTAGGTATGTTAAACTTATTCAATATTAACATTTAGACAGTGTGTACTGTATTGTATGTTTGTACATATGCCTATCGCATTTCGAAAGTTAATAATGTGCTAGAAAAAGTTTACGAGTTatgtttgtaagaaatataattaatataaggaTTAGGTTACGGCTTATTATCATAATTGGTTAATGCTACTTACTCTCAGCTTGATTGTGATGTATAACTTGCAAAACTGTCGTTATTTTACGGGATATTTGGTCGAcatctttacaaatattacgaataacctaaaaattttaaacattaaatatcaatgaaagtacaattaaaaacatacaacatttttaatttcatattttaaataatatatataattgtttttaagttttaatttatttaaatagcaaaCATTAATAAGACGTATAAATCCTGTTATTGCGGAATAAtgcatgttatttattttttactcacTTCGCGTAATTCTTGTTCTTCGTCTAAACTTTTCTGAAAATCGCTGAAAATCGTATTGACTACATGGTTTCCACTCATTTTCctttaattatcttaatatcgttacaaaataaatcggtttgtttatttattaattctcaaTTCAATAGGGATTGTACACTCTTAGTAATCAGCAGTCGGCACTCGGCTGTAAGTCAACGATAAGGTTGTTTTTCGATAATCGATAATATCAAAACAtcgatattgaataaatattattttgttcttcatgcagaataaataaaaattataccgtAATTAAGTaactaagtaataaataataatagataacaatctcatttattttttgGAAAAGAATAACTGACAGTTTTTTGCAGATTTTACGACCAGCAGAATCTAAATTCAGATCGGGTGAgaactttacattaaaattataattaatcttacaaaataataatagaattaagtttgttttggttttatttttttaatatcttaagaGAGAATCgtaaaaatttagaaatatgcTTTATTGTACAACACCAGTATAATGGTAatagtcaaaaaatattttaccatccGTTCCCATGAAACGAGTGTCAGTCAATCGAATCTTTGGCTATAATCACGACACCTTATATAGGTTTCCAACCGACACctttccaatcgaagtaggaataaagatatacCTACAGACCTATTAAGAGTTTAcggttaatatgtttttattcataatataatactattacattttactacttatttctataattgaactaaattatattcactttaattttacttccaaaattccgataatagtttcgtcgacgtttcgGCGACAGTGTCGCCAtaacaaaattaagtttttgatGTTTGTCAATATATCAACACTCATCATAATAACTTTCTATTTAAAACCAAAGTTCTCCAGGGTCCACaaacatgtcagtcacctcctcgtggtgtgtaccctgggcaacggggccggcttaaGCTTGCTTGTCGGCCACGGCCGCTCCTGGTACGTCTCTGGCAGCGCAGGGTGGACCATGATGTGAGTGGTCTCGTTGGCCAGGAGGGAGTGGTAAGGCTAGCTACTCGAGCTTCCCAGGTGTTTTTTCACCGggggtcagcggcggagccaagcatcttatccgccgcagggcgtcagcttcgttgacgcccagcctccagtggcggactcgggggagtgcGTCACATTCCGACATGGAGGATGAGAGGGAATGCACGCACTAGGCCCGCTTTCCAtgtattcagccgccttacgccggctgccgctggtggggccGCGGTTGCGTGCCATTGGCGATACCGttgcctcaccactcggcgtcatggtggaaacccgatgatggttttagtgggtaggaccgGGCATTAGCGTCCCCTGCACTGGGCATTAGGCCCCGGTTGAGTCCCcatcccggtcccccgaccgggcggctcgtaaaacaaaaagaaaaagggGTCCacaaacatgaaaataaaagagttactcatttaacaatatttgatttattaatcacagactatagcaatattttttttttaaccaggAGGCCATTGCATTTGGCGTCCTCCTAAAATGTGAATGTGCAAATGGTAAACACTTTGTGCACCATTCTTTCCATCATTAATCACCAAACGGAAGCCAGATTTGTCCAGACCTTGTTGAGCTGCAACCTTACGAGCTGCGACTAACAGATgacctgtaaaatattttttaaacacaaggttaatttaaattttatatatatattatttcttataatcaaAGCTATACGTTATTCACGTATTTCATATTCTACTGAGactgcaatatttaatattattgttgtgttttgttggaatggtgagtgagctaaTGTACAGAAACAGGGGACATAGCATCTTCGTAAGCAAGATTGATGAAGTAATGAATGATTGATGATTGATAAtgaaagcgtggagttaatgcttgttgacttccaggcaggagacataacatacatataattgtatttaactaacatgactgtaatATTAGatcttgaaaaagagtaactacggagtttcttgccggttcttgctcggtagaatctacattccgaaccggtggtagctttactttaaatagtttgttaaatgacgattcaaaactgcttgtaaaagcctacttaaataaagtatattttgattaatatttcttacagcagcAGTGTCTTCGACAGTGGaaaccacttaacatcagcaGGGCTATTATGGTTATAccatagcaactgttgctatcaaatattagtAGCGGATTTATCAAAATAGCATAatactccataatactgatttatcgactgcaacatttattaaaccgcaaaaaatatttgatattattattagccaTTAGCCATACCCGTTTTATAGTTACACAATAGGAACaagaattataaaacattaaattagttACCTAAGAGTTGTTCATCAGCATCTTCAGCTTTAGAAAGCTGTGAGATCGGTTTCCTGGGGATGACGAGGATGTGGGTAGGAGCTTGAGGGTTCACATCGTTGAATGCGACACACTGAAATATGCTAATTATTGTTCATTCTGcaccatttttttttaggtttattattttataacattgtgtttgttaattaaataatactgcCTATACATATGATactgagaaataaaataaagaactaatgaaaaataatccTTGTTTTTCGTTGGTTATATCAGCTGTTCGTTAATAAACCggctactatttttttatagttatgtattgaaaaatgttattcttaGTACCTGGTCATCTTCGTAAACGAATTTAGCTGGAATTTCTTTTCTCAATATCTTTCCAAATATAGTATCGCCTCCATCAGATGCAGATTGAGCGAGTTCCACTTCACCGCCCGCCATGTTTATggattgtgttttttattttcacttgacattttaacttataatgTCATTACAGTTCTTAAAATGCGAATGTAAAGAACTCCATACATGACTAGATAATTTTGTCGCGTCGCTATCATTGCGTTAATTGAAACTTCTTGCTTATAAGTTCTAATAAACACAtactctattttaaatttaaatcttacaatACGACAATTGAAAGGTCTTATAGATTATATCACAAGTGATTGTGATATGATTTttctttcatatatataataaattcacctATGAAGaccaaattaaacaaattcttCATTAACAACTATCAACGTCTGGTTTTTTATTCTGATAATatccatataaatatactataaaatattgtatttttagtattaatattattcgatatagaCAAAGCCTTGCATGACATtcatccttttttattatttgttaaaattaacagCTTTTTTAGATAAGATTACATTAATCCATGACcaatattcgtttaaaatttcaaaaatttgagctattttacaaataagagggatgtttttattatattatttatttgaaatccaAAACCTTAATTAATCAAtcttttgaaaaatgttttctcCTGTCTTAAAGTCTACTTGCGGGTCCAATTGGCCAAATCATATGTTGAAGTGCTCTACCAAAAACATGCAAGCATTTAAATCTCGATGTCTTGTGATCTTCATCGACCATCATATGGTAACCATTTTGTAGCAATCCCTTTTCTTCAGCTATTTTTCCCGCTATCAGGATTAAATGCCCTGAAAACAAAACAACTGAACAATCAATATGTTGGCGAAAACGctttatctaaaatttaaatacaatataagaatggatttgtgttaaaaaaaaaatcaaaatcagttTTACCTAATAATTTTTCATCTTCGCCTGAGGCTGTTGTGAGGTGTGATATCATTCGTTTAGGCACAACCAGAAAGTGTATGGG
This genomic interval from Vanessa atalanta chromosome 27, ilVanAtal1.2, whole genome shotgun sequence contains the following:
- the LOC125074274 gene encoding translin, with the translated sequence MSGNHVVNTIFSDFQKSLDEEQELREVIRNICKDVDQISRKITTVLQVIHHNQAEIGQACLQARELFEKASEGYGKLKEAVPSTDYYKYQDHWRFMTQRYCFLISLTIWLEKGILAPHDTVASVLGISAVEEKEGFHLDIEDYLVGLLHLCSELSRLAVNSVTRGDYEKPLQISKFVMELNAGFRLLNLKNDHLRKRFDALKYDVKKIEEVVYDLSIRGLLPKAQQSTEEA
- the LOC125074279 gene encoding adenosine 5'-monophosphoramidase HINT1-like: MAGGEVELAQSASDGGDTIFGKILRKEIPAKFVYEDDQCVAFNDVNPQAPTHILVIPRKPISQLSKAEDADEQLLGHLLVAARKVAAQQGLDKSGFRLVINDGKNGAQSVYHLHIHILGGRQMQWPPG
- the LOC125074355 gene encoding adenosine 5'-monophosphoramidase HINT1-like is translated as MLDGTISKKLSNIFVSKPAFIHEDDKCMVFEEQFNPQAPIHFLVVPKRMISHLTTASGEDEKLLGHLILIAGKIAEEKGLLQNGYHMMVDEDHKTSRFKCLHVFGRALQHMIWPIGPASRL